The following proteins are co-located in the Lagenorhynchus albirostris chromosome 2, mLagAlb1.1, whole genome shotgun sequence genome:
- the RBM15 gene encoding RNA-binding protein 15 — MKTAGREPLPRRSPRWRRAVPLCETSAGRRVSQFRGEDLRRPATMKGKERSPVKPKRSRGGEDSTPRGERSKKLGGSGGSNGSSSGKTDGGGGSRRSLHLDKSSSRGGSREYDTGGGSSSSRLHSYSSPSTKNSSGGGESRSSSRGGGGESRSSGAASSAPGGGDGGEYKTLKISELGSQLSDEAVEDGLFHEFKRFGDVSVKISHLSGSGSGDERVAFVNFRRPEDARAAKHARGRLVLYDRPLKIEAVYVSRRRSRSPLDKDSYPPSASVVGSSVGGHRHPPGGGGGGQRSLSPGGAALGYRDYRLQQLALGRLPPPPPPPLPRDLERERDYSFYERVRPAYSLEPRVGAGAGAAPFREVDEISPEDDQRANRTLFLGNLDITVTESDLRRAFDRFGVITEVDIKRPSRGQTSTYGFLKFENLDMSHRAKLAMSGKIIIRNPIKIGYGKATPTTRLWVGGLGPWVPLAALAREFDRFGTIRTIDYRKGDSWAYIQYESLDAAHAAWTHMRGFPLGGPDRRLRVDFADTEHRYQQQYLQPLPLTHYELVTDAFGHRAPDPLRGARDRTPPLLYRDRDRDLYPDSDWVPPLPPVRERSTRTAATAVPAYEPLDSLDRRRDGWSLDRDRGDRDLPSSRDQPRKRRLPEESGGRHLDRSPESDRPRKRHCAPSPDRSPELSSSRDRYNSDNDRSSRLLLERPSPIRDRRGSLEKSQGDKRDRKNSASAERDRKHRTAASTEGKSPLKKEDRSDGSAPSTSTASSKLKSPSQKQDGGTAPAAAASPKLCLAWQGMLLLKNSNFPSNMHLLQGDLQVASSLLVEGSTGGKVAQLKITQRLRLDQPKLDEVTRRIKVAGPNGYAILLAVPGSSDSRSSSSSATSDTATSTQRPLRNLVSYLKQKQAAGVISLPVGGNKDKENTGVLHAFPPCEFSQQFLDSPAKALAKSEEDYLVMIIVRAKLVNNG; from the exons ATGAAGACTGCGGGGCGGGAACCTCTGCCGCGGCGGAGTCCAAGATGGCGGCGTGCGGTTCCGCTGTGTGAAACGAGCGCGGGGCGGCGGGTTAGTCAGTTTCGCGGAGAAGACCTCCGACGACCCGCTACAATGAAGGGAAAAGAGCGCTCCCCAGTCAAGCCGAAACGCTCCCGTGGTGGTGAGGACTCGACTCCCCGCGGGGAGCGGAGCAAGAAGTTAGGGGGCTCTGGTGGCAGCAATGGGAGCAGCAGTGGAAAGACCGACGGCGGCGGCGGGTCGCGGCGCAGCCTTCATCTGGACAAGTCTAGCAGCCGAGGTGGTAGCCGCGAGTACGACACCGGTGGGGGCAGCTCCAGTAGCCGCTTGCATAGTTACAGCTCCCCAAGCACCAAAAATTCCTCGGGCGGGGGCGAGTCGCGCAGCAGCTCCCGGGGTGGAGGCGGGGAGTCACGTTCCTCTGGGGCCGCCTCTTCAGCTCCTGGCGGCGGGGACGGCGGGGAATACAAGACATTGAAGATAAGCGAGTTGGGGTCTCAGCTGAGTGACGAAGCGGTGGAGGACGGACTGTTTCACGAGTTCAAACGCTTCGGTGATGTAAGTGTCAAAATCAGTCATCTCTCGGGTTCTGGCAGCGGGGATGAGCGAGTAGCCTTTGTGAACTTCCGGCGGCCAGAGGACGCGCGGGCGGCCAAGCATGCCAGAGGCCGTCTAGTGCTCTATGACCGGCCCCTGAAGATAGAAGCTGTGTATGTGAGCCGGCGCCGCAGCCGCTCCCCTTTAGACAAAGATTCTTATCCTCCATCAGCCAGTGTTGTCGGGTCCTCTGTAGGTGGTCACCGGCACCcccctggaggaggtggtggaggccaGAGATCActttcccctggtggcgcagcctTGGGATACAGAGACTACCGGTTGCAGCAGTTGGCTCTTGGCCGCCTGCCCCCTCCACCTCCGCCACCATTGCCCCGAGACCTGGAGAGGGAGCGAGACTACTCGTTCTATGAGAGAGTACGCCCAGCCTACAGTCTGGAGCCAAGGGTGGGAGCTGGAGCAGGTGCTGCTCCTTTCAGAGAAGTGGATGAGATCTCACCCGAGGATGATCAGCGCGCTAACCGGACGCTTTTCTTGGGCAACCTAGACATCACTGTGACAGAGAGTGATCTAAGAAGGGCTTTTGACCGTTTCGGAGTCATCACAGAAGTAGATATCAAGAGGCCTTCTCGGGGCCAGACCAGTACCTATGGCTTTCTCAAATTTGAGAACCTAGACATGTCTCACCGGGCCAAACTAGCAATGTCTGGCAAAATTATAATTCGGAATCCTATAAAAATTGGTTATGGCAAAGCTACACCCACCACCCGCCTCTGGGTAGGTGGCCTGGGTCCTTGGGTGCCTCTTGCTGCCCTGGCACGGGAGTTTGACCGATTTGGCACCATACGCACCATTGACTACCGCAAAGGTGATAGTTGGGCGTATATCCAGTACGAAAGCCTGGATGCAGCTCATGCTGCCTGGACCCATATGCGGGGCTTCCCACTTGGTGGCCCAGATCGTCGCCTTAGAGTAGACTTTGCAGACACAGAACATCGTTACCAGCAGCAATATCTGCAGCCTCTGCCCTTAACTCATTATGAACTGGTAACAGATGCTTTTGGACACCGGGCACCTGACCCTTTGAGGGGTGCTCGGGACAGGACACCACCGTTACTATACAGAGATCGTGATAGGGACCTTTATCCTGACTCCGATTGGGTGCCACCGCTGCCCCCAGTTCGTGAACGCAGCACTCGGACTGCAGCTACTGCTGTGCCTGCTTATGAGCCACTGGATAGCTTGGATCGCAGGCGGGATGGCTGGTCCTTGGACCGGGACAGAGGTGATCGAGATCTGCCCAGCAGCAGAGACCAACCTAGGAAGCGAAGGCTGCCTGAGGAGAGCGGGGGACGGCATCTGGATAGGTCCCCGGAGAGTGACCGTCCACGAAAACGTCATTGTGCACCTTCTCCTGACCGCAGTCCAGAATTGAGCAGTAGCCGGGATCGCTACAACAGTGACAATGATCGATCTTCCCGTCTTCTCTTGGAAAGGCCCTCTCCAATCAGAGACCGACGAGGTAGTTTGGAGAAGAGCCAGGGTGACAAGCGAGACCGTAAAAACTCTGCATCAGCTGAACGGGATAGGAAGCACCGGACAGCTGCTTCCACTGAGGGAAAAAGCCCTCTGAAAAAAGAAGACCGGTCTGATGGGAGTGCACCCAGCACCAGCACTGCTTCATCGAAGCTGAAGTCCCCTTCCCAGAAACAGGATGGTGGGACAgcccctgcagcagcagcctcTCCCAAACTCTGTTTGGCCTGGCAGGGCATGCTTCTGTTGAAGAACAGCAACTTTCCTTCCAACATGCATCTGTTGCAGGGTGACCTCCAGGTGGCTAGTAGTCTTCTTGTGGAGGGCTCAACTGGAGGCAAAGTGGCCCAGCTCAAAATCACTCAGCGTCTTCGTTTGGACCAGCCCAAGTTGGATGAAGTAACTCGACGCATCAAAGTGGCAGGGCCCAATGGTTATGCTATTCTTCTGGCTGTGCCTGGAAGTTCTGATAGCAGGTCCTCCTCTTCTTCGGCCACCTCAGACACTGCCACCTCTACTCAGAGGCCACTTAGGAACCTCGTGTCCTATTTAAAGCAAAAGCAGGCCGCCGGGGTGATCAGCCTCCCTGTGGGGGGCAACAAAGACAAGGAAAACACCGGAGTCCTTCATGCCTTCCCACCCTGTGAGTTCTCCCAGCAGTTCCTGGATTCCCCTGCCAAGGCACTGGCCAAATCTGAAGAAGATTACCTGGTCATGATCATTGTCCGTG CAAAACTGGTGAACAACGGATGA